One genomic window of Aethina tumida isolate Nest 87 chromosome 3, icAetTumi1.1, whole genome shotgun sequence includes the following:
- the LOC109597095 gene encoding procathepsin L-like, protein MKVLIVLACLAALACANDQAWNDFKVGKQYKSMIEERLRYQIFLNNVQKIEEHNAKYEQGLVTYKMAVNKFADYTEEEFRAFLKLSGPAKKVKATEVFKATKTAPSSIDWRSTGAVTPVKDQGSCGSCWSFSATGSLEGQNQIQNGKLLSLSEQNLVDCSSSYGNYGCNGGLMVAAFEYVRDHGIESEAAYPYTGRDGSCKFDSSKSVLKISGYTEISQDNEEELIEAIGTVGPVSVAIDATNSLQFYSSGIFTDSSCSKYALNHGVLAVGYGSDNIIVKNSWGSSWGESGYVRFKRGSNLCGIATMASYPKL, encoded by the exons atgaaagtacttattgTATTGGCTTGCTTGGCAGCACTTGCCTGTGCCAACGACCAGGCATGGAATGATTTCAAAGTTGGAAAACAGTACAAATCTATGATTGAAGAACGCCTTCGTTACCAAATTTTCTTGAACAATGTTCAAAAGATTGAAGAGCATAATGCCAAATATGAACAGGGATTGGTTACTTACAAAATGGCAGTCAATAAATTTGCTGATTATACAGAAGAAGAATTCAGGGCTTTTTTGAAACTTAGTGGTCCGGCTAAGAAAGTTAAGGCCACCGAAGTTTTCAAAGCAACCAAAACTGCTCCATCCTCCATTGACTGGAGATCAACTGGCGCTGTAACTCCAGTAAAAGACCAAGGTAGCTGCGGATCTTGCTGGTCATTCTCTGCT ACTGGTTCTTTGGAAGGACAAAACCAAATCCAAAACGGAAAACTTCTTTCCCTCTCCGAACAAAACTTGGTTGATTGTTCCAGTTCCTATGGAAACTACGGATGTAACGGTGGTTTGATGGTAGCCGCTTTCGAATACGTCAGAGATCATGGAATCGAGAGTGAAGCTGCTTACCCATACACTGGTCGCGATGGATCCTGCAAGTTTGACTCTAGCAAGTCAGTTCTTAAGATTAGTGGATATACCGAAATATCCCAAGATAATGAAGAGGAACTTATTGAAGCCATTGGTACCGTTGGTCCAGTCTCTGTCGCTATTGATGCCACCAATTCACTCCAGTTCTACAGTTCTGGAATCTTCACTGATAGCAGCTGCTCTAAATACGCCTTGAACCACGGAGTTCTTGCTGTTGGTTACGGATCTGATAACATTATCGTCAAGAACTCCTGGGGATCTAGCTGGGGAGAATCTGGATACGTCAGGTTCAAGCGTGGATCTAACTTGTGCGGTATTGCTACCATGGCTAGCTACCCGAAATTGTAA